One window from the genome of Bacillus carboniphilus encodes:
- a CDS encoding ABC transporter permease gives MTALYRLTTLETKMFFRDKVSVFWTFLFPVLMIWIFGAMFGDQSVGPYSFSQMYVPSWIGVNIVTTSFFTLGTVLANYRENDILRRYKATPLQPWKILCAHTVQGTVIFAISAILLVGFGMIVFDLELPRYPGSVLLSLVISIAAFFPFALFITSLAKNTQSAAAISSLFLNLMLFLSGATFPLEMMPTVLQYVSKVLPLYYVIDLLRETWNNSTIWENGFNVGILLGICVVSTLLASRFFRWDDGKK, from the coding sequence ATGACCGCACTATATAGGTTGACAACACTAGAAACAAAAATGTTCTTTCGGGATAAGGTCTCTGTGTTTTGGACGTTTCTCTTTCCAGTTTTGATGATTTGGATTTTTGGGGCTATGTTCGGAGACCAATCGGTGGGTCCATACAGCTTTAGTCAAATGTATGTCCCGTCATGGATTGGGGTTAACATTGTCACCACTTCATTTTTTACGCTCGGAACTGTGTTAGCGAATTACAGAGAAAATGATATCCTTAGACGTTACAAAGCAACACCACTTCAACCGTGGAAAATCTTATGTGCCCACACGGTACAGGGAACCGTCATCTTTGCCATTTCAGCTATTTTGCTTGTTGGGTTTGGGATGATTGTGTTTGATCTAGAGTTACCAAGATATCCTGGTAGTGTCCTACTGTCACTAGTAATTAGTATCGCAGCATTTTTTCCATTCGCACTTTTTATTACGTCACTAGCGAAAAACACACAATCTGCTGCAGCGATTAGTTCGTTATTTTTAAACCTAATGTTGTTTTTATCAGGGGCTACCTTCCCATTAGAGATGATGCCGACTGTTCTCCAATATGTAAGTAAAGTTCTACCACTCTACTATGTCATTGATTTATTAAGAGAGACATGGAACAACTCAACGATTTGGGAAAATGGGTTTAATGTTGGAATCTTACTTGGGATTTGTGTAGTTTCCACTTTATTAGCTTCTCGTTTCTTTAGGTGGGATGACGGAAAAAAATAA
- a CDS encoding ABC transporter ATP-binding protein gives MGDVIVVENLRKSYGDVKAVQDISFTVKKGEIFGIIGPNGAGKTTTIEILEGLRKRDDGNVSVLGFDPEKERKNLNERIGVQFQATSIQRKMKVKEAIDLFSAFYENTEGKNEIIEMLGLETKMNERFEDLSGGWKQRVTLALATLHHPDIVFLDEPSMGLDPHARREMWGIIRSLRDKGCTIVVTTHYMEEAEKLCDRVAMIYSGQVKALNRPQQLLDQLAVSYLQFSCSEVNELQLSQLPGVLRVEQEEEHYKLYSETLQSTSLALFQLCEEKNYTIHDFSFAKGNLDDLFVHYLKEGESA, from the coding sequence ATGGGGGATGTCATAGTGGTTGAGAATTTACGAAAATCCTATGGAGATGTGAAGGCTGTACAGGATATTTCTTTTACAGTAAAAAAGGGAGAAATTTTCGGGATTATCGGTCCAAATGGAGCCGGTAAAACCACGACAATAGAAATATTGGAAGGTCTTCGCAAACGAGATGACGGGAATGTTTCCGTCTTAGGGTTTGATCCGGAGAAAGAACGAAAAAATCTGAATGAGAGAATCGGTGTTCAATTCCAAGCAACCTCTATTCAGAGAAAAATGAAGGTAAAAGAAGCCATTGACTTGTTCTCAGCCTTTTACGAAAACACAGAAGGTAAAAATGAAATCATAGAGATGTTAGGCTTGGAAACCAAAATGAATGAACGTTTTGAAGACTTGTCGGGGGGATGGAAGCAAAGAGTTACGTTAGCACTGGCTACGCTTCATCATCCAGATATTGTGTTTTTAGATGAACCAAGTATGGGCCTCGACCCTCACGCAAGAAGAGAAATGTGGGGAATCATTCGTTCACTCCGAGATAAAGGCTGTACAATCGTTGTGACGACACACTATATGGAAGAAGCTGAAAAGCTATGTGACCGCGTTGCCATGATTTATAGCGGGCAAGTGAAAGCATTGAACCGCCCTCAGCAGCTGTTGGATCAACTTGCAGTCAGCTATCTTCAGTTCAGTTGTTCAGAAGTAAATGAACTTCAACTGTCACAGTTACCGGGTGTTCTTCGAGTTGAACAAGAAGAAGAGCACTATAAGCTGTATTCAGAAACTTTACAATCTACTTCACTGGCACTCTTCCAGTTGTGCGAAGAGAAGAACTACACGATACATGACTTTAGTTTTGCCAAAGGGAACTTAGACGATCTATTTGTTCACTACTTGAAGGAAGGAGAATCCGCATGA
- a CDS encoding YqhV family protein, whose protein sequence is MFIFLEKAIIAMAFLRVISGSIEIFAALLILKFNDIEKALLINGSLALIGPIIMIISVTIGLVGIADKVSISKLIWIACGVGCILYGVNSK, encoded by the coding sequence ATGTTTATTTTTCTAGAGAAAGCAATCATCGCAATGGCATTCTTACGAGTGATTTCTGGGAGTATTGAAATTTTTGCAGCCTTACTGATCCTAAAATTTAATGATATTGAAAAGGCTCTTTTAATCAATGGTTCATTAGCGTTAATCGGACCCATTATAATGATTATCAGCGTTACCATAGGCTTGGTGGGGATTGCCGATAAGGTATCCATCTCCAAACTAATTTGGATTGCTTGTGGAGTCGGCTGTATTTTATATGGTGTGAATAGTAAGTAA
- a CDS encoding ABC transporter ATP-binding protein — MITKTDEVLMEVKDLKKHFNIGKNKVLRAVDGISFTINKGETLGLVGESGCGKSTVGRTLTQLYTPTDGEVIFGEDNVKDIQSKEDQKRFKQRMQMIFQDPYSSLNPRMTVQEIISEGLLIHRPNMSKQERDARVVELLELVGLNQKHAHRYPHEFSGGQRQRVGIARALAVDPQFIVADEPIAALDVSIQAQIVNLLKQLQEEKGLTYLFIAHDLSMVKHISDRIAVMYLGKMVELAESEALYEKPLHPYTEALLSAIPLPDPKLERTRERIILKGDVPSPTDLPTGCRFRTRCPKAMDICAKVEPKWQEVEPGRMVACHLYE, encoded by the coding sequence ATGATTACAAAAACAGATGAAGTGTTAATGGAAGTTAAAGATCTAAAGAAACACTTTAATATCGGTAAAAATAAAGTTCTTCGTGCTGTTGATGGAATCAGCTTCACAATCAACAAAGGGGAAACACTAGGACTAGTAGGCGAATCCGGTTGTGGAAAATCGACTGTTGGCAGAACCTTGACTCAGTTATACACTCCAACAGATGGAGAAGTTATTTTCGGGGAAGACAATGTAAAGGACATTCAGTCTAAAGAAGACCAGAAGAGATTTAAACAACGCATGCAAATGATCTTCCAAGATCCGTATTCCTCCTTAAATCCGAGGATGACGGTTCAAGAAATCATTTCAGAGGGTCTATTGATCCACCGACCAAACATGTCAAAGCAAGAGCGTGATGCGCGTGTCGTTGAACTTCTTGAGCTAGTGGGTCTAAATCAGAAACACGCTCATCGTTATCCACATGAATTTAGTGGTGGACAAAGACAGCGTGTCGGAATTGCCCGTGCGTTGGCAGTGGACCCACAATTCATTGTAGCGGACGAACCAATTGCCGCGTTGGATGTTTCGATTCAAGCACAAATCGTAAATCTTTTGAAACAGCTTCAAGAAGAAAAAGGCCTTACTTATCTGTTTATTGCCCACGATCTATCCATGGTAAAACATATCAGTGACCGTATTGCTGTTATGTACCTTGGAAAAATGGTGGAGCTAGCAGAAAGTGAAGCATTATATGAAAAACCGCTTCATCCATATACAGAAGCACTTCTTTCAGCCATCCCATTACCGGATCCTAAGCTTGAAAGAACCCGTGAACGAATCATTTTGAAGGGTGACGTTCCAAGCCCAACTGACTTACCAACAGGTTGTCGCTTCCGCACTCGTTGTCCAAAAGCGATGGACATTTGTGCGAAGGTAGAACCAAAGTGGCAAGAGGTTGAGCCAGGGCGTATGGTTGCTTGTCATTTGTATGAATAG
- a CDS encoding ABC transporter ATP-binding protein has translation MTETILNVENLHVSFKTQTGEVTAVRGVDFSLKKGETLAIVGESGSGKSVTAKSIMRLLPKHNTVIPEGSISYEGKNVLTMSDREIQGIRGSNISMVFQDPMTSLNPTMKIGKQIMEGLKKHQKLTKSEARQRALEMLELVGIPNPEDRLDAYPHQFSGGMRQRVVIAMALACNPKVLIADEPTTALDVTIQAQILDLMKDLQEKTGTAIVLITHDLGVVANMADRVAVMYAGKIVEQGTLDEIFYSPQHPYTLGLLQSMPKLHAKRTDPLVPIPGTPPDLATLGTGCAFAARCPYTMKVCHHFDPVETTVESNHTVSCWLQDERTPKEQRPVAVGGVR, from the coding sequence ATGACAGAGACTATACTAAATGTTGAAAACCTACACGTATCATTTAAGACCCAAACCGGAGAAGTTACGGCAGTAAGAGGGGTCGATTTTTCTCTAAAAAAAGGAGAAACACTGGCAATCGTAGGTGAATCTGGTTCAGGTAAATCAGTTACGGCAAAATCGATTATGCGTCTTTTACCAAAACACAATACCGTTATTCCAGAAGGTAGTATCTCTTATGAAGGTAAAAACGTGTTAACGATGTCTGATAGAGAAATACAAGGAATCCGTGGTTCTAATATCTCCATGGTTTTCCAAGATCCAATGACTTCTTTAAATCCAACCATGAAGATTGGGAAACAAATCATGGAAGGGTTAAAGAAACATCAAAAGTTAACGAAAAGTGAAGCGCGTCAAAGAGCTTTGGAGATGTTGGAATTGGTTGGAATTCCTAACCCGGAAGATCGACTAGATGCGTATCCGCACCAGTTTTCGGGTGGAATGAGACAGCGTGTAGTCATTGCGATGGCGCTAGCTTGTAATCCGAAAGTGCTCATCGCGGACGAACCAACAACAGCATTGGACGTAACCATTCAGGCTCAAATTTTAGACTTAATGAAGGATCTTCAAGAAAAAACAGGAACAGCAATTGTTTTAATCACCCATGACCTTGGCGTTGTTGCAAACATGGCAGACCGTGTGGCCGTTATGTATGCGGGTAAAATTGTCGAACAAGGTACATTAGATGAGATTTTCTACAGTCCACAGCATCCATATACATTAGGGTTGCTTCAATCTATGCCCAAGCTTCATGCAAAACGGACTGATCCACTCGTACCAATCCCGGGAACGCCACCAGATTTGGCTACATTAGGAACGGGATGTGCATTTGCTGCAAGATGCCCGTATACAATGAAGGTTTGTCACCACTTTGATCCCGTTGAGACAACAGTGGAGTCCAATCACACGGTTTCGTGCTGGCTACAAGATGAAAGAACACCGAAAGAGCAACGACCTGTAGCGGTAGGAGGGGTACGATGA
- the opp3C gene encoding oligopeptide ABC transporter permease gives MELNKNQPVVIQDKNKQEYVPTEITDDLFVAAPLDASKQEEIAGPPMSFWKESFLRLAKNRGAMISLILLILLSGLAIFGPSLNDHTYRSQNIAHTNLPPKIDGLGWLGFDGKDINGVDQYASREIETNYWFGTDEFGRDLWTRVWKGTQISLFIAVVAALLDLIIGVVYGGISSFFGGKVDNVMQRIIEVLVGIPNLIVIILFILILEPGISSIILAMIITGWVGMARIVRGQVLQLKGQEFVLASRTLGASNSRLIWKHLLPNVMGPIIVTVMFTIPTAIFFEAFLSFIGLGLQAPMASLGVLIDDGYKAMRFFTYKLLFPAFVISAVMICFNLLGDGLRDALDPKMRK, from the coding sequence ATAGAATTAAATAAAAATCAACCTGTTGTTATTCAGGACAAAAATAAACAAGAGTATGTTCCAACTGAAATTACTGATGACCTATTTGTTGCTGCTCCTCTTGATGCTAGTAAACAAGAAGAGATTGCCGGTCCACCTATGTCCTTTTGGAAGGAATCCTTTTTACGCCTAGCCAAAAACAGAGGGGCCATGATTTCTCTTATTCTGTTAATCCTTCTTTCTGGATTGGCTATTTTCGGACCTTCATTAAATGATCACACTTATCGTTCGCAAAATATAGCCCACACCAATCTTCCACCAAAGATAGATGGCCTTGGCTGGCTTGGCTTTGATGGTAAAGATATCAATGGTGTCGATCAATACGCATCACGTGAAATTGAAACAAACTATTGGTTTGGAACAGACGAATTTGGAAGAGATTTATGGACAAGGGTATGGAAAGGTACTCAAATCTCTTTATTTATTGCGGTTGTTGCAGCCCTACTGGATTTGATTATTGGGGTTGTGTACGGAGGAATCTCCTCCTTCTTTGGCGGGAAAGTCGATAATGTTATGCAACGGATTATTGAGGTGTTAGTCGGAATACCAAACCTCATTGTGATTATCTTATTTATCTTAATTCTTGAACCTGGTATAAGCTCAATCATTTTAGCGATGATTATAACAGGCTGGGTAGGAATGGCCCGTATCGTGCGTGGACAAGTCCTTCAGCTAAAAGGTCAGGAATTTGTTTTAGCATCCAGAACGTTAGGAGCATCCAACTCTCGTTTAATCTGGAAACATCTTTTACCGAATGTAATGGGTCCGATCATCGTTACGGTTATGTTTACGATTCCAACTGCCATTTTCTTTGAAGCATTCTTAAGCTTTATCGGTCTTGGGCTACAAGCTCCGATGGCGTCACTCGGGGTTCTAATAGATGACGGATATAAAGCGATGCGTTTCTTTACGTACAAATTATTATTCCCGGCATTTGTCATTAGTGCAGTCATGATCTGCTTCAACTTGTTAGGTGACGGGCTTCGAGATGCATTAGATCCAAAAATGAGAAAGTAG
- a CDS encoding ABC transporter permease yields the protein MKGYILQRFGYMLITLFIIVSITFFLMQLLPGTPFTNPEKLTAQQEAVLNAKYGLDQPVAIQYVRYLGNLVQGELGYSFQYEGRTVESMIIDRIGPSALIGLQALIFGTIVGLALGILSALKHNTIFDYGSVTAAVLGMSIPSFVFAALLQYYVGLKLGWFPVALWEGYEYTILPSIALSVTVIATVARFIRSEMLEVLGHDYVVTARAKGVSEAGVITKHVIRNALIPVVTMLGPLAVGIMTGTLVIEKIFSVPGLGEQFTLSILVLDYSVIMGITLFYSALFIFVVFIVDILYGFLDPRISFKRGEAA from the coding sequence ATGAAAGGATACATTTTACAACGATTTGGGTACATGTTAATTACCTTATTTATTATCGTCTCGATTACGTTCTTCCTCATGCAACTACTTCCGGGAACCCCGTTTACAAATCCTGAAAAGTTAACCGCTCAGCAAGAAGCTGTTTTGAATGCAAAGTATGGCTTAGATCAGCCAGTTGCAATCCAATATGTTAGATATTTGGGTAACTTAGTTCAAGGGGAATTAGGCTACTCTTTCCAATATGAAGGGCGCACAGTAGAAAGCATGATCATTGACCGAATTGGTCCATCCGCTTTAATTGGTCTTCAGGCTCTTATTTTTGGGACCATCGTTGGTTTAGCTTTAGGGATACTATCAGCCCTTAAACACAACACCATTTTTGACTACGGTTCTGTTACTGCTGCGGTACTTGGGATGTCGATACCTTCTTTTGTATTTGCCGCATTACTTCAGTACTATGTTGGACTAAAGTTAGGCTGGTTTCCTGTCGCGCTTTGGGAAGGCTATGAATATACCATTCTACCTTCGATTGCACTTTCTGTGACCGTTATCGCAACAGTTGCCCGTTTTATTAGAAGTGAAATGTTAGAGGTGCTGGGACACGATTATGTTGTGACGGCTCGTGCAAAAGGAGTAAGTGAAGCTGGCGTTATTACGAAACACGTTATCCGCAACGCTCTTATTCCGGTTGTAACGATGTTAGGACCACTTGCGGTGGGAATCATGACAGGAACACTTGTCATTGAAAAAATCTTCTCCGTTCCGGGTCTAGGCGAACAATTTACACTGTCCATTTTAGTTCTCGATTACAGTGTCATTATGGGGATTACTCTATTCTATAGTGCTCTGTTCATTTTTGTAGTCTTTATCGTTGACATTTTATACGGATTCCTAGACCCTCGTATCAGCTTTAAGCGAGGTGAAGCAGCATGA
- a CDS encoding peptide ABC transporter substrate-binding protein, translating to MKLKGKFSLLVLALVFSMILSGCNFSSSSDKEGGEQILKMSATANIPTLDSTKAHDGIAFTVLNNVNEGLYRQGKNNQPEAALVTDHQVSDDGTVHTFTLRESKWSNGDAVTAHDFEYAWKRVMAEDGPYGFMFVTGSIKNAEAIMNGEADADELGVEATSDDTLVVTLEAPNPLFQTLLTFPTFLPQNQAFVEELGDQYALEAENILANGPFKLVEWTQEQGWKYEKNEDYWDADAVKLDAIHVNVVKESSTGANLYEEGTIDRVSLSAEYVDQYKDNEDFVSRKLAGIGFLRFNHNHPVLSNVNVRKAINLAIDKSGLTDVILKNGSTPLHGVVPGDFYFSPDNKDYRELNGDFNTGTVEEAQELWEKGLSEAGVDSLTVSINIADSESSKKMAEYLQAQLEENLPGFKLDIKAVPFAQRLEIEKAITYDISLSTWGPDYSDPMTYLDMWVKGGSANRMDYHNPKLDDLVSQARTETDMAKRFEVLLEIEKVLLGEDAAIVPLYQSGEAVLQRAKIKDLYEHPSGADYTFKYTYIEE from the coding sequence ATGAAATTAAAGGGGAAATTTTCATTACTAGTTTTAGCTTTAGTGTTCTCTATGATTCTATCAGGCTGTAACTTTAGTTCTTCTAGTGACAAAGAGGGTGGAGAACAAATCCTGAAGATGAGTGCAACTGCTAACATCCCAACGTTAGATTCTACTAAAGCACATGATGGTATTGCGTTCACGGTTTTAAATAACGTAAACGAAGGCCTATACCGTCAAGGGAAAAACAATCAACCAGAAGCTGCCCTTGTTACTGACCACCAAGTAAGTGATGATGGTACTGTACATACGTTCACACTTCGTGAATCTAAGTGGAGCAATGGTGATGCTGTTACAGCTCATGACTTTGAGTACGCTTGGAAACGAGTAATGGCAGAAGATGGACCATACGGCTTTATGTTTGTAACAGGAAGCATTAAAAATGCTGAAGCAATTATGAACGGTGAAGCAGATGCTGACGAGCTAGGTGTTGAAGCTACAAGCGATGATACTCTAGTCGTAACATTAGAAGCTCCAAACCCATTATTCCAAACGCTATTAACATTCCCAACATTCCTACCTCAAAACCAAGCATTTGTGGAAGAGTTAGGTGACCAATATGCACTTGAAGCTGAAAACATTCTAGCTAACGGACCATTTAAATTAGTAGAATGGACTCAAGAGCAAGGTTGGAAATATGAAAAGAATGAAGATTATTGGGATGCAGATGCTGTAAAACTTGATGCAATTCACGTTAATGTAGTAAAGGAATCATCAACAGGTGCTAACCTTTATGAAGAAGGAACTATCGATCGCGTGAGTCTATCTGCTGAATACGTAGATCAATATAAAGATAACGAAGATTTTGTTAGTAGAAAGTTAGCAGGAATTGGATTCTTACGATTTAACCATAATCATCCTGTATTAAGCAATGTAAATGTTCGTAAAGCCATCAACTTGGCTATTGATAAATCAGGTTTAACAGATGTTATCTTGAAAAATGGTTCAACCCCACTTCATGGAGTGGTGCCAGGAGATTTCTACTTCTCTCCAGACAATAAAGACTACCGTGAACTTAACGGTGACTTTAACACTGGTACTGTAGAAGAGGCTCAGGAGCTATGGGAAAAAGGTTTATCTGAAGCAGGCGTGGACAGTCTAACTGTTTCTATTAACATCGCCGATTCCGAGAGCAGTAAGAAGATGGCAGAATACTTACAGGCTCAGCTTGAAGAAAATCTACCTGGTTTCAAATTAGATATTAAGGCTGTTCCATTTGCACAACGTCTAGAAATTGAAAAAGCAATTACGTATGATATTTCACTTTCTACTTGGGGACCAGACTACAGTGACCCTATGACATACCTAGATATGTGGGTAAAAGGTGGTTCTGCAAACCGTATGGATTACCACAATCCTAAACTTGATGACTTAGTAAGTCAGGCTAGAACTGAAACGGATATGGCTAAGCGTTTTGAAGTCTTACTTGAAATTGAGAAAGTCTTACTAGGTGAAGATGCTGCGATTGTACCTCTATATCAAAGTGGGGAAGCTGTTCTTCAAAGAGCTAAGATTAAAGACCTATATGAACACCCAAGTGGTGCTGACTATACGTTCAAGTACACCTATATAGAAGAATAA
- a CDS encoding DUF3899 domain-containing protein yields MQNRILIPVGALILTIVFTWLFYQEWSFFRWMDSLFLTGLSLLVVGFMMILIEGQFFSAFIRSTKHFFASISKKEQVIREVEEKKESAPGYRKHFPSSKIYLSTGVTFCVISLLISVIYVYFGR; encoded by the coding sequence ATGCAAAATAGAATACTAATTCCTGTCGGAGCTCTTATTTTGACGATTGTCTTCACATGGCTTTTTTATCAAGAGTGGAGTTTTTTTAGGTGGATGGATAGTTTATTTTTAACTGGATTATCCCTATTGGTTGTGGGATTTATGATGATTTTAATAGAGGGACAATTTTTTTCTGCTTTTATCAGAAGTACGAAGCATTTTTTTGCAAGCATTAGTAAAAAAGAGCAGGTGATTCGAGAAGTGGAAGAAAAAAAAGAAAGTGCTCCCGGTTACCGAAAACACTTCCCTTCTTCCAAGATTTACTTGTCTACAGGTGTTACATTTTGCGTGATTAGCTTACTCATTTCCGTTATTTATGTTTATTTCGGACGGTGA
- a CDS encoding dipeptidase, whose translation MHVIDLHCDALMKLNDSKGEIKFSNSPELDTNKSRLQKGGVKVQAFAIFIEPSIKSDQKFQAALDQIYYFYNDVLANNPEMKHIKTWADFDNLQEDEIGAFLTLEGVDAIGNDLQKLSILYQLGVMSVGLTWNNANFAADGAGEPRGAGLTSFGFELVRMNNQHKVLTDVSHLCENAFWDVMDAADYPIASHSNSRTLCDHVRNLTDEQAKAMFAKNGLIHVLYCPPFVKEGGKDVTISDLIKHIDHFCSLGGVNQIGFGSDFDGIMTYIKDLEDSSQYPNLINELLKYYSEDQVKGFAYKNFLNHRPK comes from the coding sequence ATGCATGTAATTGATCTACATTGTGACGCACTTATGAAGCTGAATGACTCAAAAGGAGAAATCAAATTTAGTAACTCGCCTGAACTTGATACAAATAAAAGCCGTCTGCAAAAAGGTGGAGTAAAGGTTCAAGCATTTGCTATTTTTATAGAACCTTCCATAAAGTCAGACCAAAAATTCCAAGCTGCTCTTGATCAAATTTATTATTTTTATAATGATGTATTAGCGAATAACCCAGAAATGAAGCACATTAAAACGTGGGCTGATTTTGATAACCTACAAGAAGATGAAATCGGTGCTTTCTTAACGTTAGAAGGCGTGGATGCAATTGGAAACGACCTTCAAAAATTAAGTATTTTATATCAATTAGGCGTTATGTCTGTAGGTTTAACTTGGAATAATGCCAATTTTGCGGCTGATGGAGCGGGAGAGCCTCGTGGAGCCGGCCTCACATCTTTCGGATTTGAATTGGTTCGCATGAACAATCAGCACAAAGTATTAACAGATGTTTCTCACCTTTGCGAAAATGCATTCTGGGATGTAATGGATGCAGCAGATTATCCAATTGCAAGCCATTCAAACTCAAGAACTTTATGTGACCACGTTCGAAACTTAACCGATGAGCAAGCCAAAGCGATGTTTGCGAAAAATGGATTAATTCACGTTCTCTATTGCCCACCGTTTGTAAAAGAAGGTGGAAAAGATGTAACCATTTCCGACCTTATTAAACACATTGATCACTTCTGTTCACTTGGGGGAGTCAATCAGATTGGTTTCGGATCCGACTTTGATGGAATTATGACTTACATAAAAGACTTGGAAGACTCATCCCAATATCCAAACTTAATTAACGAATTACTAAAGTATTACTCAGAGGATCAGGTAAAAGGTTTCGCCTATAAAAACTTCCTAAATCACCGTCCGAAATAA
- a CDS encoding ribose-phosphate diphosphokinase — MAFELKNSFKMFTLNSNRQLAEEIASLLGCEIGKSSVTRFSDGEIQINIEESVRGCDVYLVQSTSQPANEHIMELLIMIDALKRASASTINVVVPYYGYARQDRKARSREPITAKLVANLLETAGATRVITMDLHAPQIQGFFDIPVDQLLGVPILSEYFMNKGLEDVVVVAPDNGGVVRARKMASNLNVPIAFIDKRRPEPNVAEVMNIVGNIEGKNAIIIDDLIDTAGTITLAANALIEKGAKAVYACCTHPVLSGPAISRIEGSPIKELVVSNTIQLPEEKLIDKITILSVAPLLSDAIDRIHNEKPVSVLFE, encoded by the coding sequence GTGGCTTTCGAATTAAAGAATTCATTTAAGATGTTTACTCTAAATTCTAATAGACAACTAGCAGAAGAGATAGCAAGCTTATTAGGTTGTGAGATAGGAAAAAGCTCTGTCACTCGTTTTAGTGATGGTGAAATTCAAATTAATATAGAAGAAAGTGTCCGTGGATGTGACGTATACCTTGTACAATCAACGTCTCAACCAGCTAATGAACACATCATGGAGCTTTTGATCATGATTGATGCTCTGAAGCGTGCATCCGCTAGTACCATTAATGTGGTTGTCCCTTACTATGGCTATGCTCGTCAAGACCGCAAAGCGCGTTCAAGAGAACCCATTACAGCTAAGCTCGTTGCCAACCTTTTAGAAACAGCTGGCGCTACAAGAGTCATTACGATGGACCTTCATGCACCACAAATTCAAGGTTTCTTTGACATCCCAGTTGACCAACTTCTAGGTGTGCCCATTCTTTCTGAGTACTTCATGAACAAAGGACTAGAAGATGTAGTAGTTGTCGCTCCAGACAACGGTGGTGTGGTAAGAGCTAGAAAAATGGCTAGTAACTTGAATGTTCCGATTGCTTTCATTGATAAGCGTAGACCTGAGCCAAACGTGGCTGAAGTGATGAACATCGTCGGTAACATTGAAGGCAAAAATGCGATCATCATTGATGACTTGATTGACACAGCCGGTACTATTACTTTGGCGGCTAATGCACTTATTGAAAAAGGCGCTAAAGCCGTTTATGCGTGCTGTACGCACCCAGTATTGTCTGGGCCTGCAATCAGCCGTATTGAAGGTTCGCCAATTAAAGAGCTAGTCGTTTCGAACACGATTCAGTTACCAGAAGAAAAACTAATTGATAAGATTACAATTCTATCAGTAGCACCATTATTATCCGATGCGATTGACCGCATTCACAACGAGAAACCTGTAAGTGTATTATTTGAATAA
- a CDS encoding gamma-glutamyl-gamma-aminobutyrate hydrolase family protein, whose amino-acid sequence MKPMIGITSHVELDYKHTLNHDYIQAVIDAGGLPVILPVGIDEDVDQLVDKLDGFVVTGGGDIDPTLFGEEPHRNLGEISPGRDSFELALIKKALEADKPIVAICRGIQIMNIAVGGDMYQDIYAQTDNELLQHGQKATRNHLAHFVHVEPDSLLAQIADTTKFKVNTYHHQAVRNVPLPFKISGTASDGIIEAIESVEHKFVLGVQWHPEGLAYKGDEISKRIFRRFIEFC is encoded by the coding sequence ATGAAACCGATGATTGGGATTACATCTCATGTGGAATTAGATTATAAGCACACGTTAAATCATGATTATATTCAAGCTGTAATTGATGCTGGTGGGCTTCCTGTAATTTTGCCTGTTGGGATTGATGAAGATGTCGATCAGCTTGTAGATAAATTGGATGGTTTCGTCGTTACAGGTGGAGGGGACATTGACCCAACATTATTTGGGGAGGAACCACACCGCAATTTAGGAGAGATTTCTCCTGGGAGAGATAGCTTTGAATTAGCCTTAATTAAGAAGGCACTTGAAGCAGATAAGCCAATTGTTGCGATTTGCCGCGGTATTCAAATCATGAACATTGCTGTTGGTGGAGATATGTACCAAGATATTTATGCACAAACGGACAATGAGCTCCTTCAGCACGGACAAAAAGCTACTCGTAATCACCTAGCTCATTTTGTACATGTGGAACCAGATAGTTTACTAGCTCAAATTGCTGACACAACAAAGTTTAAAGTAAATACTTATCATCACCAAGCAGTACGGAATGTGCCACTGCCATTTAAAATTTCAGGTACGGCTTCAGATGGAATCATTGAAGCGATTGAGAGCGTGGAGCACAAGTTTGTACTAGGTGTTCAATGGCATCCAGAAGGTCTTGCTTATAAAGGAGACGAAATTTCGAAGCGGATTTTTAGGAGATTTATTGAGTTTTGTTAA